Proteins encoded by one window of Chaetodon trifascialis isolate fChaTrf1 chromosome 15, fChaTrf1.hap1, whole genome shotgun sequence:
- the LOC139343519 gene encoding immunoglobulin lambda-1 light chain-like, which produces MLGTLCTLITALTCVSGVTVVTQKPPVVTLRTGETATMDCNLGTVTDYDASWYKQIPGGVPQFVLRFYHSWSSPSYGSGFSSPKFTSTHQSQSDYRLIISNVEEGDSAVYYCQTWDNSAQENVFGQGTKLTVTSSSLPPPVLTVFPPSRAELQSNKATLVCLSSQSVPFADVSWLSGGRPVSSGISTSTAVQQADQTFRISSSLAIQTSDWDMDKVYTCKVSLGSQTSQKNINKSHCPTQE; this is translated from the exons atgctggggaccctctgcactctcatcactgctctaacat gtgtgagtggtgtgacggtggtgacacagaagcctcctgttgtgacgctgaggacaggagagacagccaccatGGACTGTAACCTGGGCACTGTGACTGACTATGATGCTAGTTGGTACaaacagattccaggaggagttcctcagtttgtactgaggttttatcacagctggaGCTCTCCCAGCTATGGCTCTGGTTTCTCATCTCCGAAGTTCACATCTACTCATCAGTCACAATCAGATTATCGTTTGATCATCagcaatgtggaggagggagactcagcagtctattactgtcaaacatgggACAACTCTGCTCAGGAGAac gTATTCGGACAAGGCACCAAGCTGACTGTGACAA gctccagcctccctcctcctgtcctcacagtCTTCCCTCCGTCCCGTGCTGAGCTCCAGTCCAACAAAGCcactctggtctgtctgtccagtcagtctgtgcCTTTTGCAGATGTGAGCTGGTTGTCTGGTGGGAGACCAGTGAGCAGCGGGATCTCCACCAGCACCGCTGTTCAGCAAGCAGACCAGACTTTCCgaatcagcagctctctggccATCCAGACGTCAGACTGGGACATGGATAAGGTTTACACATGTAAAGTGTCTTTGGGCTCCCAGacttcacagaaaaacatcaacaagtccCACTGTCCCACTCAAGAatag